DNA from Triticum urartu cultivar G1812 unplaced genomic scaffold, Tu2.1 TuUngrouped_contig_4866, whole genome shotgun sequence:
CCATGTATGGCTAGATAGCTCTAGTATATGTTACTATACGTCTataccggaagagaaggggacaATATCCACTTGAATGCAAAGGTGACCACCATAATCCTGCCGGTACTATCATAGTACGCTACGTACGTAGTATTCAGTTTCAATTGAGGCTAAAATTCGTCTCCGCAGCCATATTCTTGCTCGATCGATCAATTGATGTACGTTCGAAACCATATTCCAAGCTGGTACATGTTGAGGTGAGCCTGAAATCCGTCCGTGCAACAGGTGCAAGGCTGTACATACACATATACCTGCAGTTCAGTCCTCTAGTCCACCACAAAATTGACCAGATACCTGATCTTCTCTCTCTACCTCTAGTGTTGGTATGTGTCCAGTACCAGTAGCCGGGGCAGAAATAGAGATGTGGTCGTACTGGTACCACActgcagagagagagagagagagagagagagaggactaatcATGAAGTGCACTCAAAGAAACATGCTGGCCTGTGCATTCATGCGCCTGAAAGCTTCACTCTCACAGCTGCTATAGGCAGCATGCACTAGAGATCCTTTTCATCCCCCTTTCTCTTCTATCGTCTTCCATTCCCACTCTACATTGCAAGCTAGGTAGATTACAGACCAAGTGCTTACAATCAGCATAGATTACAAGTGTACTTTGTCCTCAGAAAATAGATCCAGGACATGATTGTGTTGCACTTATAGTAGATAGATATACAGATTTGGTGTGGGCTACATAGGCTGCTGGAGCTAGATTACAATATAAATAGCAGTTCATATGAGCGTGCGCATACATACATGTGCTCCGCTCTGCTGTCAAGTGTCTGAGGTCACCACCTCCCATTGCAATATTGCACGAGTGCACCAAACAGCCATGATGCTTCTCGACATCTCTAGCTATCTATGAAGATCTTCTTCTTGTATGGTTCACACGCGCCATTGTTTCTCCTCTCTTCACACAGTTAGGTTCTGTCAGTACTCAGTAGTAAAAAGTTGAAAATGTTATGTGCTTCATTTCAGTTCACAAGAGAGCTAGCTGCCAGCCACGTACCAGGAAAATAGATGCTAGCAATGGTCCACCAGCAtcaggaggtgtcgtgcgttccgCCGGGGTTCAGGTTCCACCCAACGGAGGAGGAGCTGGTGGGGTACTACTTGGCCCAGAAGGTGGCCGCCCAGAAGATCGACCTCGACATCATCCCGGAGGTGGATCTCTACCGGATAGAGCCATGGGACCTCCAAGGTACGAACAAATTTTGGCAGCTGATCTTGGAATTTGTATATGCATGGCGTTCTATCGATTTAAGTTACTAAATTAACAGTGGTGTTGCTTCAATTGTCGATGGCGCAGAgaggtgcggcggcggcaggggTGGAGGCGGAGGACAGCCGGATCAGCAGGACCAGTCGTCGTCGGGGTGGTACTTCTTCAGCTTCAAGGACCGCAAGTACCCCAGCGGCACGCGCACCAACCGCGCCACAGCGGCCGGGTTCTGGAAGGCCACCGGCAGGGACAAGCCGGTGATGTCGTCGCGGAGCCGTGGCGTGATCGGCATGAGGAAGACGCTCGTCTTCTACAGGGGGCGGGCACCCAACGGTAGGAAAACCGACTGGATCATCCATGAGTACCGCCTCCAGACAAGCGAGCACGCGCCCACACAGGTATGCAATTCCTCTTTATCCTCCATCTCCACCGCTTCTTTTCCTTCTTGTTCCATTTCTTGTTGAGAATTTAGCGTTGATGATTATGATCATTGTGATGAATCAGGAGGAAGGTTGGGTGGTGTGCCGGGCGTTCCAGAAGCCGACCCCAAACCAGAGGCCATCCTACATCTTCCCCGCATACTCCGCGGCTCCAGGTCTTGGTGACTACTACGACGCGCGGTCCTTGCTGCACGACCAAGGCGGCGGCTTCGGCTTCCCCGGCCAGGGTGCCCAGCACTCCTCCTATGACCCACTGGATAGCAAGCAGAGCATCTTCAGCAACATCCCGCAGCTCATCGAGAGCCCGCCGACAACCACCGCCGTTGCTGGTTGCGGCGACGCTGGCTATGACGTCGTCCAGCAGGGACAGGCCGCAACCGGCATCGACTGGAACTTTCTGGACAGCTTGCTGTGAACGTTGCTGCTCGACGACTCAGCAGCTAGTGCCGCGCCGCTTCGCAGCTTCAGCTTCCCCCGTGAGGTGGAACGAGAGGCCCTTGGTCTTCCACGTTCACTAGAAGTACATCAGCGCAAGTTGTAGCAAATGAACCATTGGTGTCCGTCAGCCATGGTGCATGTGAGCTTCCACTAGCGCGGTCTTCCATCGTGTCACGTACATTTGCTTCTGACCCCTTCATTTGTTGGTCATGTAAATATAAAGGAACCTAGGTGTAACATCCCCGAACATTTTTCGCattcatgaatatttttgaatGAAGACACAAAAGAAAACGGAAACAAATATATAACCGAAAGAAAAGAGAAGCTAAAAAATCAACCAAAAGCATAGAAATAGAATCAAGGGAACAGTGGTGGCTGAAATTTTTTAGCCGAAAGTGATCAATACATGGTGTAAGAGCATGTGATTTAAATCAAGCACTAAGGAGATACATTAAATTAAAGTCGGTGACTACCGCCGCATATGCATACGAGCAGAACCAAACTACGGCACCATGGTGATGGAGTCAAATCCGGCAGATTTCGGTAGGGGGCCCCGAGCTGGTAGCATTGGCATGATGGTAACAGGACACAGAGGAGAATTGATGTTTACCATGGTCTgggccctctcgaagaggtaaaacACTACgttctgcttgtgctttattgaTGAGTGGGGTACAAAGTACAGCGCCCTGATAACGGCGAGGTCTTCCCATGCTAGGATGGAGGCTCCGGTTTTGTCATGTTCCGACAACTTTGACCGCCCGAAACGCCACAACGTACTGCAGATCTGAAAGGTCCCTTCAATAGTCATTATGCCGTGTTAACACAGCTCGAGGCCGTTgctattggcacgtcttgtcaatgAAGAGATAGTGCCATGGATTTTCAGGGGCATCATTGATACatccccaacgtatctataatttttaattgttccatgctgttatattatcaatcttggatgttttataattaTTTCATAGTcaatttatatcatt
Protein-coding regions in this window:
- the LOC125528424 gene encoding NAC domain-containing protein 30-like, giving the protein MLAMVHQHQEVSCVPPGFRFHPTEEELVGYYLAQKVAAQKIDLDIIPEVDLYRIEPWDLQERCGGGRGGGGGQPDQQDQSSSGWYFFSFKDRKYPSGTRTNRATAAGFWKATGRDKPVMSSRSRGVIGMRKTLVFYRGRAPNGRKTDWIIHEYRLQTSEHAPTQEEGWVVCRAFQKPTPNQRPSYIFPAYSAAPGLGDYYDARSLLHDQGGGFGFPGQGAQHSSYDPLDSKQSIFSNIPQLIESPPTTTAVAGCGDAGYDVVQQGQAATGIDWNFLDSLL